The following coding sequences lie in one Mycteria americana isolate JAX WOST 10 ecotype Jacksonville Zoo and Gardens chromosome 13, USCA_MyAme_1.0, whole genome shotgun sequence genomic window:
- the LOC142416618 gene encoding T-box-containing protein TBX6L — MQALPDVKTPCEALPSPSLEPYPQSSIVVTLEDMGLWMKFHQIGTEMIITKSGRRMFPQCKIKVSGLIPYAKYLMLVDFVPMDNFRYKWNKDQWEVAGKAEPQLPCRTYVHPDSPAPGSHWMKEPVSFQKLKLTNNTLDQHGHIILHSMHRYKPRFHIVQADDLFSVRWSIFQVFSFPETVFTSVTAYQNEQITKLKIDNNPFAKGFREHGKNTRREGRAKCQKPSPAKGQKRKLPEEKESGAEERDFEKDENADVKEESNPIVVSSGYPFWVSEQNGSHAFPAASPVPADQREGLAREQQVPTPSYQTYRFHEAGDSQQLPTRDAATLNDFRARCHPLDLATVPEHDSKQLPEGFANLPPLPPPLPPPQDYTGVVNMALDSVGKPGARAPMYSPYGTEQGLGQWMVPSHSQYRAMSYSAFSTEYNTQGAPGHAHGTMAEWSQYPLFPYACW; from the exons ATGCAAGCTTTACCAG ACGTGAAAACGCCGTGTGAGGCActtccttcccccagcctggAGCCCTACCCGCAGAGCTCCATTGTGGTCACCCTCGAGGACATGGGTCTCTGGATGAAGTTTCATCAGATCGGAACTGAGATGATCATCACCAAATCTGGCAG aCGAATGTTTCCACAATGCAAAATCAAAGTCTCTGGCTTAATCCCATATGCCAAGTACCTCATGCTGGTAGATTTTGTGCCAATGGACAACTTCAGGTACAAG TGGAATAAAGATCAGTGGGAAGTTGCTGGAAAAGCAGAGCCCCAGCTCCCTTGTCGCACCTACGTCCACCCAGATtccccagctcctggcagccaCTGGATGAAAGAACCCGTCTCCTTCCAAAAACTGAAGCTCACGAACAACACTCTGGATCAACACGGGCAT ATCATCCTCCACTCCATGCACCGTTACAAGCCTCGCTTCCACATTGTGCAGGCAGATGACCTCTTCAGCGTCCGCTGGAGCATCTTCCAAGTCTTCAGCTTCCCTGAGACTGTCTTCACTTCTGTAACTGCCTACCAGAATGAGCAG attacaAAGCTCAAGATCGACAACAATCCATTTGCTAAAGGTTTCCGTGAGCATGGGAAGAACACTCGAAG GGAAGGACGAGCCAAATGCCAGAAGCCTAGTCCAGCCAAGGGCCAGAAGAGGAAGCTGCCTGAGGAAAAGGAGTCTGGTGCTGAGGAACGTG ATTTTGAGAAAGATGAGAATGCAGATGTGAAGGAAGAGAGTAACCCCATCGTGGTCAGCAGCGGATACCCCTTCTGGGTCTCGGAGCAGAATGGCAGCCATGCCTTTCCTGCAGCATCGCCGGTGCCAGCTGACCAGAGGGAGGGTCTGGCCAGAGAGCAGCAAGTGCCTACGCCGTCGTACCAGACATATCG GTTCCACGAAGCCGGGGACAGCCAGCAGCTTCCCACCCGCGATGCTGCAACCTTGAATGATTTCCGGGCAAGGTGCCACCCCTTGGATCTCGCCACGGTGCCTGAGCACGACTCCAAACAGCTCCCAGAGGGCTTTGCCAACCTGCCTCCGCTCCCCccgcctctgcctcctccccaggaCTACACAGGAGTGGTGAACATGGCTCTAGACTCTGTCGGGAAACCCGGGGCCCGAGCACCCATGTACAGTCCCTATGGCACCGAGCAAGGCCTCGGCCAGTGGATGGTGCCTTCCCACAGCCAGTACAGGGCAATGAGCTACTCGGCCTTCTCCACAGAGTACAATACACAGGGGGCTCCAGGACATGCCCACGGGACCATGGCAGAGTGGAGCCAGTACCCTCTGTTCCCATATGCCTGCTGGTGA